A part of Silurus meridionalis isolate SWU-2019-XX chromosome 18, ASM1480568v1, whole genome shotgun sequence genomic DNA contains:
- the waslb gene encoding LOW QUALITY PROTEIN: WASP like actin nucleation promoting factor b (The sequence of the model RefSeq protein was modified relative to this genomic sequence to represent the inferred CDS: inserted 2 bases in 1 codon) produces MSGAPAHRRPHNASSRLLSGQDNDTLFAHLGRKCTTLSTAVVQVYAADGNSSWTKRCCGVACLVKDSSRRSYFISVFDLKDGQIFEEELYTGFVMNCSKPFFMTFAGEKCQIGLNFADDHEAKAFRAATNDLMTRRSRKTERRTEPQNDPGPTLLMATVDIRNPEINNTRYNNNNFQVNNLQSNLRKDKGKNKNKKKKITKSEIGTPSNFRHIGHVGWDPNTGFDVNNLDPDLKKLFDMCGISEAQLKDKETSKDIYEFIEKRGGVXAVKSELRRQAPPPPPPPSRGGPPPPPGPFSGAPPPPPSIQSSGGPPPPPSRGRGAPPPPPPFRAPNSAPPPPPPSRPGAGFPPPPPPTRGHLPPPPMPSSMNPPPPPPPPSAGGGAPLPPPPPPPPGPPPLNSILPGSEERSGLLEQIREGAALKKVEQGSKESGGRSSLLDQIRQGIQLKTVADGTDSAPAAPPPSAGIVGALMEVMQKRSKAIHSSDEDDDDEDEDFEDEEEWED; encoded by the exons atgagtggagctCCAGCGCACAGGAGGCCCCATAATGCGAGCTCCAGGCTGCTCTCCGGGCAGGACAACGACACGCTGTTCGCTCACCTGGGCCGGAAATGCACT ACTCTGTCCACGGCCGTGGTGCAGGTGTATGCAGCAGATGGAAATTCATCGTGGACCAAACGATGCTGTGGCGTGGCCTGCCTGGTGAAGGACAGCTCCCGGCGATCGTACTTTATCAGTGTATTTGATCTCAAG GATGGCCAAATCTTCGAAGAAGAGCTCTACACTGGCTTTGTGATGAACTGTTCCAAACCTTTCTTCATGACCTTTGCAGGAGAG AAGTGTCAGATTGGCCTCAACTTCGCCGACGACCATGAGGCAAAAGCCTTCAGAGCGGCGACCAATGATCTGATGACGAGAAGAAGCCGGAAAACCG AACGAAGAACAGAGCCACAAAATG ACCCAGGACCTACACTGCTAATGGCAACGGTGGACATCAGGAACCCTGAGATCAACAACACCCgatataacaacaacaacttcCAAGTCAACAACCTCCAAAGCAACTTGAGAAAAGACAAGggcaaaaacaagaacaaaaagaagaaaatcacaAAGTCGGAGATCGGCACGCCGAGCAATTTCCG GCATATTGGACATGTGGGTTGGGATCCTAACACAGGATTTGAT GTTAATAATCTGGACCCAGACCTGAAGAAGCTGTTTGATATGTGCGGTATATCCGAAGCCCAGCTAAAAGACAAGGAGACATCAAAGGATATCTACGAATTTATCGAGAAAAGAGGAGGAGT GGCGGTAAAGAGTGAGCTCCGGAGACAGG ctcctcctccacctcctccaccctCCCGAGGTGGTCCTCCTCCACCCCCTGGTCCATTCTCAggtgctcctcctcctccaccttctaTCCAAAGCTCAGGTGGTCCTCCGCCGCCCCCATCTCGTGGACGAGGAGCTCCACCTCCCCCGCCTCCCTTCAGAGCTCCCAAttctgctcctcctcctcctcctccttccagGCCAGGTGCGGGAtttccacctcctccacctccaacAAGAGGCCACCTGCCACCTCCACCCATGCCTTCCTCCATGaatccacctcctccacctccccCACCCTCTGCAGGAGGAGGGGCTCCacttcctccacctccacctccacccccAGGACCACCTCCACTCAATTCTATTCTCCCGGGTTCTGAGGAAAGGTCTGGGCTGTTGGAGCAGATCCGAGAGGGGGCGGCGTTGAAGAAAGTCGAACAAGGGAGCAAGGAGAGCGGTGGGAGGAGCTCACTTTTGGACCAAATTCGACAGGGCATCCAGCTCAAAACA GTAGCAGATGGTACAGACTCGGCTCCTGCAGCTCCGCCCCCTTCAGCAGGAATTGTGGGAGCGCTGATGGAGGTAATGCAGAAGAGGAGCAAAGCCATTCATTCTTCAG ATGAAGATGACGACGACGAGGATGAGGACTTTGAGGACGAGGAGGAATGGGAGGACTAG